The stretch of DNA ATTGCCACCGTTAACATAGCTGCCTGAAAAATAACTTTAGGTCCTGAATAAGCCATGGCGATATAAATAAGCGGCAGGAAAATAACAGCCTCAAGTACTACATAAAACCCAAGCCCTAAGTATTGTGTTGATTTACTTTGTGATAAAGACCATTTTGAAGCCAATATGGAAGCCATCCAGAATACCCCGATAATCAGCAACCAAATATACCTTTGTGCAAACATCATAGAAATCAATTCAGCAGGTACTGTTTTCAATAAAATAGTTTCAACACCGATAAAAGCAAGGATTGATAAGGCAACATGTATATACGTCTTCTTATAAAACTCTGCTTTTTCTACATCCGTGGACTGGGCCACGATAATATCTTTAATCATAGTTTATATTTTTTATCTAAATATATTAAAATTATTCGTCTTTCTGGGAAGGTTTAATCCCAATAATTTTTCCGTTCTCCTCAAACAGAACTGTAATGATATTTTTAGGAAGTGAAGCTTTATCATCAGAATAACGGTACTGAATCATCGGATACTTCTCTCCGTCTATCAGGGTCTGACTTCCTGTTTGAAACACTTCCATCTTATGATCAAGCCGAATACTGTCTGACAGTTTTTTAAGAACGCGATCAGTCACTACTACTTTCACTTTATCGGAAAGCAATGCATCGAAAATGTTACGATCTGAAGAAGATTTTAATGCGTTGATAAAAGCAGAAAACCTGTCATTATAAAGTGCTATCTTTTCTTTATTGATCTCTGATAATGATTCTTTTTTCTTTGGAATATCAACCTGTGCGTCCATTACCTTTTGGGAAAAACAGAATTGAGCCATGAGGATCGTTCCTGCTAAAAATATCTTTTTCATATCACGGAATTTGGTGATCCTAAAACTACACTATTTCCAGGAATTTCATTGTATCTACATTATCCGCATAGGTATCTAACCCCGGATTCTGCGCTTCTCCAAAAGGAATAGAATCCAATCCCAACTCATTTTTAGCCACTACACATTGTATATTTTCTTCATTCTCGCTGATGAATTTTTTAACATCATCTAAAGAAGAATATCTGCTAAAATTAATTACTGAAAGCGGACTAAACAATTTATCATCTTCTTTCAGCATAACAAAATTATTATCCCAGAATTTATCCTGATTCAAGAGGTAAACCGCTCTGTTG from Chryseobacterium piperi encodes:
- a CDS encoding Bax inhibitor-1/YccA family protein, with protein sequence MIKDIIVAQSTDVEKAEFYKKTYIHVALSILAFIGVETILLKTVPAELISMMFAQRYIWLLIIGVFWMASILASKWSLSQSKSTQYLGLGFYVVLEAVIFLPLIYIAMAYSGPKVIFQAAMLTVAMFAGISAVAFTSKRDFSFLRNIIVIGGFIAIGLIVAGMIFGFNLGLWFSVGMVILASATILYQTSKLKDSYATDQYVGAALQLFASIMLLFWYILSILMSRRS